The window AACGATTGAAGAATTAGACTTAACAGTTCGCTCATATAATTGTTTAAGACGAGCAGAAATTTTTACTATTGGGGATTTAACTAATAGAACAGAAAATGATATTTTAGCAACAAAAAATTTAGGAAGAAAATCCTTTATTGAAATTAAAGACAAATTATTAGCATTAGGGCTAACTTTTAAACGAGAATAAAAGGAGGAACAGAATATGTCATTTATTCAAAAACGCGGTAAAAATACTAGTTGAAGACAAGGATTAATGCGTAATTTAGCAACAGAATTAGTTGTTCATGAAAGATTGCTTGTAACTGAAAAACGAGCTAAAGAATTAAGAAAAACAATTGATAAATTAATTACTTTAGCAAAAAGACAAGATTTACATGCCAGAAGACAAGCATCAAGTATTTTACGAAATATTGATGTTAATGAAACAGAAACGGTTTTACAAAAACTATTTACTGATATTGCTAAACGATATAATAAAAGATCTGGTGGTTATACAAGACTTTTAAAAACTGATGACCGTAGAGGTGATAATGCACCGATGGTTTATATTGAGTTAGTTTAAATTACAAATCAAATTAATAATCTCATATTTAATCTCATATTGATTAAGATTATTTTTTGTTGTTGTAATAGACTTCTTGCATTACTTATTAAAATAATTACAAATTATTTGTAAATAAAAAATACTATATAGTAATTTCTAACTTTTATTAGGTTAATACTTATGGATTTTATTAAATGTGTAAATTTTGATACAACAAAAAATTATTTTATTATTTAAATTTAATTTTAAATAAATATTTTATGTTATCTATAATTGCAAATTATAAATTGAAGCAATTAAATTAAATCTTAAACTAAATCGTTTTCTACGATTACGATATTTTTCAGTAATAATTTTAAATTTTTTAAGAATAGCAAAAATATTTTCAATAATAATTCTCATTTTTGAAATTAATTTATTATTATGTTTTTGTTCTTTATTTAAAGGGTTTTTCTTTGTTTTTTTCTTAGGTATTAGAACATTACTATGAATTTTTTGTATTCCTTGATAACCATTATCAACTATTAATTTAGTATTTTTTAAAATTGGGATTTTTGATTCTTTAAATAAACAAAAATCATGCTTTTTATCGAGAGAAAAATTTGTTGCAATAATTATTTTGCTTTCTTTTTCAATAATTACTTGTGTTTTAATAGTGTGTTTTTTCTTTTTTCCTGAATAAGATTGTTTTTGTCTTTTTTGGGCGTTGAATGGGTGTTTCTGTAGCATCAATAATAATTGTTTTATCATTAAAATAATCATTTATTAATGCTTTTTTACCAGCAAGTTGTTGAAAATCAGGATGTTTGATTAAAATATCTTCAATTCACTTGATATTTCGATAACAACTAGCTTCACTAATATCAAAACTTTTACCAAGATGAAAATAAGTACGATATTCTCGTCAATATGATAAAGTCATCAATAATCTATTTTCTAATGATAATTTATTATTTTTACCACCTCTTTTAAACTTTTTTAACTCAGCTTCTTTTAAAATATTTAACATTTTATTAAAAGTACTTTGCTTTATTCCAGTTAATCGTAATAATTCTTTATCATTAATAAAATTAAATTTATCAAATTTCATAATCTTAAATTCCTTATAATTTCTATTTTAAATATATTTTATAGGAATTTTGTTTAATAAATAAGTAATGCAAGAAGTCTATTGATTTATTTAACAATAAAATTATTTCAGTAGATTTTTGTTATGGCAGTATTCATGATTATAAGTTATTTTTAAAATCAAATACACTTATAAATCCGAAATTAGAAGTAATTGCTGATTCAAGATATCAAGGTTTGCAAAATGTTCATAAAAATACATTATTGCCAATTAAAAAGAGTAAAAATATTCCTTTAAATCCAGATAAAAAGGAATATAACAGCTTTTTAAGTAAAGTTAGAATTGCCATTGAACATGTTTTTGCTAGATTAAAAAGATTTAAAATACTAGTTTATCGTTATCGCAATAAGATTAGAAGATTTGGATTACGATTTAACTTAATTTCAGGAATATATAATTTTGAATTAAGCTAGTTATAGTTATGCACCAAGTCTATTGTAAAAATATATTTAACTTCTTTTTTTGCTTTCCCTTTATTTGGCATTGCTCGCACAGTAATCGTTAACTCAACAACATTATAGGATGTATCAAACGGAGAACTTTCATCAAAGTTTAAATTAGCTTTCGCTTTATTTAAATCTATTCCAAGTTTTTCTATCAAATCCATAACAGCATACAATTGCAAACCAAAAGAATTTCACTTAGCCGGAAAAATATCTTTAATTTCCACAGTATCTGGCAAACTACTAATCTGACTATCTAAACTTCCTGACTCTTTCATCTCAGTACCACTACAACTTACTAATGGCATCACAATAACTAGTGGTGTTAATGTCAAAGTTGTTAAAAACGGTATAAATCACTTCATAAATAATTAATTCCTCTT is drawn from Spiroplasma endosymbiont of Asaphidion curtum and contains these coding sequences:
- the rplQ gene encoding 50S ribosomal protein L17, translated to MSFIQKRGKNTSWRQGLMRNLATELVVHERLLVTEKRAKELRKTIDKLITLAKRQDLHARRQASSILRNIDVNETETVLQKLFTDIAKRYNKRSGGYTRLLKTDDRRGDNAPMVYIELV
- a CDS encoding IS5 family transposase (programmed frameshift), which encodes MKFDKFNFINDKELLRLTGIKQSTFNKMLNILKEAELKKFKRGGKNNKLSLENRLLMTLSYWREYRTYFHLGKSFDISEASCYRNIKWIEDILIKHPDFQQLAGKKALINDYFNDKTIIIDATETPIQRPKKTQKQSYSGKKKKHTIKTQVIIEKESKIIIATNFSLDKKHDFCLFKESKIPILKNTKLIVDNGYQGIQKIHSNVLIPKKKTKKNPLNKEQKHNNKLISKMRIIIENIFAILKKFKIITEKYRNRRKRFSLRFNLIASIYNLQL
- a CDS encoding transposase family protein, whose protein sequence is MHDYKLFLKSNTLINPKLEVIADSRYQGLQNVHKNTLLPIKKSKNIPLNPDKKEYNSFLSKVRIAIEHVFARLKRFKILVYRYRNKIRRFGLRFNLISGIYNFELS